A section of the Amycolatopsis sp. AA4 genome encodes:
- a CDS encoding LLM class flavin-dependent oxidoreductase, translated as MEFGLLLPAGQAQLEAGGTPRALVALAREAERLGFASIWAGDSLSRPRIEPLTLLSAVAQATERVTVGTAVLLPAHRNPVQTAMTLASLELLSEGRLAVGVGAGFPGFSELEFELAGVDFRTRFSHLDDVVTLWRELWTGQSQSFHGKVLHYDWLPPAVRPARPKGPPIWLGGATPAALRRTALHYDGWLPYPPNPADYASGLATIRATSDRPVTPSLFLTAYVDPDPRRGLRVLEDYAQATYRRPLEQIRTIQATVTGPITEVAATVRRYAEAGAEHVLLRVGSLEPGSVERQLPLLAEVIDSIASSSLPSVAPC; from the coding sequence GTGGAATTCGGACTTCTTCTCCCCGCCGGACAGGCACAGCTCGAAGCAGGCGGCACCCCGCGTGCCCTGGTCGCATTGGCCCGCGAAGCCGAACGACTCGGATTCGCGTCGATCTGGGCCGGTGACTCGCTTTCCCGCCCCCGGATCGAACCCCTCACCCTGCTCAGTGCGGTCGCACAGGCCACCGAACGCGTCACCGTCGGTACTGCCGTCCTGCTTCCCGCGCACCGCAACCCGGTTCAGACCGCGATGACCCTCGCGTCCCTCGAGCTGCTCTCCGAAGGACGCCTGGCAGTCGGCGTCGGCGCGGGCTTCCCCGGCTTCAGCGAGCTCGAATTCGAGCTGGCCGGGGTCGATTTCCGGACGAGGTTCTCGCATCTGGACGACGTCGTCACCCTGTGGCGCGAGCTGTGGACCGGCCAGTCCCAGTCGTTCCACGGCAAGGTTCTCCACTACGACTGGCTGCCCCCGGCGGTCCGCCCCGCGCGCCCCAAAGGCCCGCCAATCTGGCTGGGCGGCGCGACGCCAGCCGCGCTCCGCCGCACCGCGCTGCACTACGACGGCTGGCTCCCGTACCCGCCGAACCCCGCGGATTACGCGTCCGGCCTGGCGACGATCCGCGCCACCAGCGATCGCCCGGTCACCCCGTCGCTGTTCCTGACGGCCTACGTAGACCCCGACCCGCGCCGCGGCCTCCGTGTCCTGGAGGACTACGCACAGGCGACTTACCGGCGCCCGTTGGAGCAGATCCGCACCATCCAGGCGACGGTGACCGGCCCGATCACGGAGGTCGCGGCAACGGTGCGCCGATACGCGGAGGCCGGAGCGGAGCACGTACTGCTGCGAGTGGGCTCCCTGGAACCCGGTTCGGTCGAGCGGCAGCTGCCTCTGTTGGCGGAGGTGATCGACTCGATAGCTTCCTCGTCGTTGCCCAGCGTTGCGCCGTGTTGA
- a CDS encoding RNA polymerase sigma factor: MKHKPPRVPDEERLLRRTARGDRAAFEELYRRTSPWLAIRLRHRCSDDQIIAEVMQETYLAVWRAAGSFAGVVAGGSAVGWVWTIAVRRLIDAFRRRAHHAHPPPGVHESLSSPAAEEEALAGTVGDSVGDALRSLAPELREVLQAMALDGLSVRETAILLGLPEGTVKTRARRARIAMRQALS, encoded by the coding sequence GTGAAGCACAAGCCACCCAGGGTGCCGGACGAGGAACGCCTCCTCCGGCGCACCGCCCGCGGCGACCGTGCGGCGTTCGAAGAGCTTTATCGCCGCACGTCGCCGTGGCTCGCGATACGCCTGCGGCACCGCTGCTCCGATGACCAGATCATCGCGGAGGTGATGCAGGAGACCTACCTCGCCGTGTGGCGCGCCGCGGGTTCGTTCGCGGGCGTCGTCGCCGGCGGGTCCGCCGTGGGGTGGGTGTGGACGATCGCGGTGCGGCGGCTCATCGACGCGTTCCGCCGGCGTGCGCATCACGCGCACCCGCCGCCGGGAGTGCACGAGTCGCTGTCCTCGCCCGCCGCCGAGGAGGAGGCGCTGGCGGGCACGGTCGGCGATTCGGTGGGCGATGCTCTGCGCAGCCTCGCCCCGGAGCTGCGCGAGGTCCTGCAAGCCATGGCGCTCGACGGATTGTCGGTCCGGGAGACCGCGATCCTGCTCGGTTTGCCGGAGGGCACGGTCAAAACCCGGGCCCGCCGCGCCCGGATCGCGATGCGGCAGGCGTTGTCGTGA
- a CDS encoding LLM class flavin-dependent oxidoreductase → MVAVAQPRFGVWAVVYGSWGPFDHPDDPVDASWERNRRLIVEADRLGFDSTLIAQHVVNPFGDELDQLETWTSAAALAALTERIEIIAAIKPYLVHPVVLAKQALQIQEISGGRFGLNLVNAWYKPELARAGIPFAEHDERYEYGREWISVVRGLLAGERVSFEGKHFQVDGYQLRPAGSAPTVYVGGESDPARALVADKADVWFINGQPKENVARLIEDVAARPRVGTPVRFGLSAFVVARETDAEAEAELAALWELAEAGKARWEALVADADPKAVMFQTFAKYPHIGTNGGTAAGLVGSYDTVAQRIREWADLGIETFMLQFQPFEAEMRRFAEHVRPRVRLTSSKLELAQ, encoded by the coding sequence GTGGTCGCAGTGGCACAGCCGCGGTTCGGGGTATGGGCGGTCGTCTACGGGTCGTGGGGCCCGTTCGATCATCCGGACGACCCGGTGGACGCCAGCTGGGAGCGCAACCGGCGGCTGATCGTCGAGGCGGACCGGCTCGGCTTCGATTCGACGCTCATCGCCCAGCACGTGGTGAATCCGTTCGGCGACGAACTGGACCAGCTGGAGACGTGGACGTCCGCGGCGGCGCTCGCCGCGCTCACCGAGCGGATCGAGATCATCGCGGCGATCAAGCCGTACCTCGTGCATCCGGTGGTGCTGGCGAAGCAGGCGCTGCAGATCCAGGAGATCAGCGGCGGCCGGTTCGGGCTGAACCTGGTCAACGCCTGGTACAAGCCGGAGCTGGCGCGGGCGGGCATCCCGTTCGCCGAGCACGACGAACGGTACGAGTACGGCCGCGAATGGATCAGCGTCGTGCGCGGTCTGCTGGCCGGCGAGCGGGTTTCGTTCGAGGGCAAGCATTTCCAGGTCGACGGGTACCAGTTGCGGCCCGCCGGTTCGGCACCGACCGTGTACGTCGGCGGCGAATCGGACCCGGCGCGAGCGCTGGTCGCGGACAAGGCCGACGTGTGGTTCATCAACGGGCAGCCGAAGGAGAACGTCGCCCGGCTGATCGAGGACGTCGCGGCCCGTCCGCGGGTCGGCACACCGGTCCGCTTTGGACTGTCCGCCTTCGTGGTCGCCCGCGAAACCGACGCCGAGGCGGAAGCGGAGCTGGCGGCGTTGTGGGAATTGGCCGAGGCGGGCAAGGCACGATGGGAGGCGCTGGTCGCGGACGCCGACCCGAAGGCCGTGATGTTCCAGACGTTCGCGAAGTACCCGCACATCGGCACGAACGGCGGCACCGCGGCCGGCCTGGTCGGCAGCTACGACACCGTCGCCCAGCGAATCCGCGAGTGGGCTGACCTGGGAATCGAGACGTTTATGCTGCAATTTCAGCCCTTCGAAGCGGAGATGCGGCGGTTCGCCGAGCACGTGCGCCCCCGCGTGCGCTTGACTTCAAGCAAACTTGAACTTGCACAGTAG
- the mfd gene encoding transcription-repair coupling factor has translation MSGLLQAILPDPALRGVVERAGAPLLELQGAVAVRQLVAAALAEDPERGGAGRPVLAVTATGREADELTASLSALLGPDRVADFPSWETLPHERLSPRADTVGRRLEVLHRLHTGDEQLRVVVATVRSLIQPMAPGLGSLAPIDLVVGEEQSFEDLLERLVELAYTRVDMVEKRGEFAVRGGILDLFGPTAQHPVRVEFWGDEVSEIRAFAVSDQRSLPGEIQRVTAPPCRELLLTPDVKARAAELATTYEADAHLAEMLTKLSGGVPVEGMEALIPVLCEGELALLTDAMPQGSHVLLADPEKIRARAADLVRTGQEFLEASWTTAAAGGQAPIDLGASAYRELSEIASHAQETKRPWWTLTQLTSEDPDVYRVGIEPAPAYRGELERAMTDLRAHLAAGGTGVLVVAGQGTASRAVEQLMAAEVPAKHVEVLSDVPPAGVVTVTCGGLAEGFVSPERALVVLSEADLTGRGATAGSSTKDLNTKMPSRRRGAVDPLALKAGDYVVHDQHGIGRFVEMVQRTVAGATREYLLLEYASSKRGQPGDRLFVPTDQLDEVSRYVGGELPTLNKLGGSDWKNTKARAKKAVKEIAAELVQLYAARQAAPGHAFGPDTPWQSELEDAFPFTETNDQLAAIDEVKADMERGVPMDRVICGDVGYGKTEIAVRAAFKAVQDGKQVAVLVPTTLLAQQHLNTFTERMRSFPVTIKGLSRFTHKAESDRILEQLADGEVDIVIGTHRLLQTGIRYKDLGLVIVDEEQRFGVEHKEHIKALRTHVDVLTMSATPIPRTLEMSLAGIREMSTILTPPEDRHPILTYVGAYDDKQVGAAVRRELLRDGQVFYVHNRVSSIEKAAKRIRELVPEARVVTAHGQMNEDKLEKIIQGFWENEYDVLVCTTIVETGLDISNANTLIVERGDMLGLAQLHQLRGRVGRGRERGYAYFLYPPEAPLTETAHDRLATIAQNTELGAGMAVAMKDLEIRGAGNILGAEQSGHIAGVGFDLYVRLVGEAVEAFRRHAGAEPAEDEELAEVRVDLPVDAHIPHDYVPGERLRLEAYRKIASAPDTAALDAVREELVDRYGQPPAPVTRLLAVAAFRHACRAAGVTEVAAQGNTIRFAPLPLMDSQLVRLKRLYPKAMYKAITNTVSVPKPTEGPAGGRMGAPVLRDQELLDWCTKLLAQLTKTPAAV, from the coding sequence CTGTCCGGACTCCTCCAAGCCATCCTTCCCGACCCGGCGCTGCGCGGCGTTGTCGAGCGCGCCGGCGCCCCGCTGCTCGAACTGCAAGGCGCTGTCGCCGTACGGCAGCTCGTCGCCGCCGCGCTGGCCGAAGACCCCGAGCGCGGCGGTGCGGGCCGTCCGGTGCTGGCCGTCACCGCGACCGGGCGCGAGGCCGACGAGCTGACCGCGTCGCTCAGCGCGCTGCTCGGCCCCGATCGCGTGGCCGACTTCCCCTCCTGGGAGACGCTGCCGCACGAGCGCCTTTCCCCGCGCGCGGACACGGTCGGCCGGCGGCTGGAAGTGCTGCACCGCCTGCACACCGGCGACGAGCAGCTGCGGGTCGTGGTCGCGACCGTCCGCAGCCTCATCCAGCCGATGGCTCCCGGGCTCGGTTCGCTCGCGCCGATCGACCTCGTCGTCGGCGAGGAGCAGAGCTTCGAGGACCTGCTCGAACGGCTTGTCGAGCTGGCCTACACGCGCGTGGACATGGTCGAGAAGCGCGGCGAGTTCGCGGTCCGCGGCGGCATCCTCGACCTGTTCGGGCCCACCGCGCAGCATCCGGTCCGCGTCGAGTTCTGGGGCGACGAGGTCAGCGAGATCCGCGCGTTCGCGGTGTCCGACCAGCGTTCGCTGCCCGGCGAGATCCAGCGGGTCACCGCGCCGCCGTGCCGGGAACTGCTGCTCACGCCGGACGTCAAGGCGCGCGCGGCGGAGCTGGCCACCACCTACGAGGCCGACGCGCACCTGGCAGAAATGCTCACCAAGCTCTCCGGCGGCGTCCCGGTCGAGGGCATGGAAGCGCTCATCCCGGTGCTCTGCGAGGGCGAACTGGCCCTGCTCACCGACGCGATGCCGCAGGGCAGCCACGTCCTGCTGGCCGACCCGGAGAAGATCCGCGCCCGCGCGGCCGACCTCGTCCGCACCGGGCAGGAGTTCCTCGAGGCCTCCTGGACCACCGCCGCGGCGGGCGGGCAGGCTCCGATCGACCTCGGCGCGTCGGCGTACCGCGAGCTGTCCGAGATCGCGTCGCACGCGCAGGAGACGAAGCGTCCGTGGTGGACGCTCACCCAGCTGACCAGCGAAGACCCGGACGTCTACCGCGTCGGCATCGAGCCCGCGCCCGCCTACCGGGGCGAGCTGGAACGCGCGATGACCGACTTGCGCGCGCACCTCGCGGCCGGCGGCACCGGCGTGCTCGTCGTCGCCGGACAGGGCACCGCCAGCCGCGCGGTCGAGCAGCTGATGGCGGCCGAGGTACCGGCGAAACACGTCGAGGTGCTCTCCGACGTGCCGCCGGCCGGGGTCGTCACGGTCACCTGCGGCGGGCTCGCGGAGGGCTTCGTCTCGCCGGAGCGCGCGCTCGTGGTGCTGTCCGAGGCCGACCTCACCGGCCGCGGCGCCACCGCTGGATCGTCCACAAAGGACTTGAACACCAAGATGCCGTCGCGCCGCCGCGGCGCGGTCGACCCGCTGGCGCTCAAGGCGGGCGACTACGTGGTGCACGACCAGCACGGCATCGGCCGGTTCGTGGAAATGGTGCAGCGCACGGTCGCCGGCGCGACCCGCGAGTACCTGCTGCTCGAGTACGCGTCGTCCAAGCGCGGCCAGCCCGGCGACCGGCTGTTCGTGCCCACCGACCAGCTCGACGAGGTGTCCCGATACGTCGGCGGCGAATTGCCCACGCTCAACAAGCTCGGCGGTTCGGACTGGAAGAACACCAAGGCCCGCGCCAAAAAGGCGGTCAAGGAGATCGCCGCCGAGCTGGTGCAGCTCTACGCCGCCCGGCAAGCCGCGCCCGGCCACGCGTTCGGACCGGACACGCCGTGGCAGTCCGAGCTGGAAGACGCGTTCCCGTTCACCGAGACCAACGACCAGCTCGCGGCCATCGACGAGGTCAAGGCGGACATGGAGCGCGGCGTCCCGATGGACCGCGTGATCTGCGGCGACGTCGGCTACGGCAAGACCGAGATCGCGGTGCGCGCGGCGTTCAAGGCGGTGCAGGACGGCAAACAGGTCGCCGTGCTCGTGCCGACCACGCTGCTCGCGCAGCAGCACCTGAACACGTTCACCGAACGCATGCGGTCGTTCCCGGTCACCATCAAGGGCCTTTCGCGGTTCACGCACAAGGCGGAATCGGACCGGATCCTCGAACAGCTCGCCGACGGCGAGGTCGACATCGTCATCGGCACGCACCGGCTGCTGCAGACCGGTATCCGCTACAAGGACCTCGGCCTCGTGATCGTCGACGAGGAGCAGCGGTTCGGCGTGGAGCACAAGGAACACATCAAGGCACTGCGCACGCACGTCGACGTGCTCACCATGTCGGCCACGCCGATCCCGCGCACGCTCGAAATGTCGCTGGCGGGCATCCGCGAGATGTCGACCATCCTCACGCCGCCGGAAGACCGGCACCCGATCTTGACCTACGTCGGCGCGTACGACGACAAGCAGGTCGGCGCCGCGGTCCGGCGCGAGCTGCTGCGCGACGGCCAGGTGTTCTACGTGCACAACCGGGTGTCGTCGATCGAGAAGGCGGCGAAACGGATCCGCGAGCTGGTGCCGGAGGCGCGCGTCGTCACCGCGCACGGGCAGATGAACGAGGACAAGCTCGAAAAGATCATCCAGGGCTTCTGGGAGAACGAGTACGACGTCCTCGTCTGCACCACGATCGTCGAGACCGGCCTGGACATCTCCAACGCCAACACGCTGATCGTCGAGCGCGGCGACATGCTCGGCCTCGCCCAGCTCCACCAGCTGCGCGGCCGGGTCGGGCGCGGCCGCGAGCGCGGGTACGCGTACTTCCTGTACCCGCCGGAAGCGCCGCTCACCGAGACGGCGCACGACCGGCTCGCCACCATCGCGCAGAACACCGAACTCGGCGCGGGCATGGCGGTCGCGATGAAGGACCTCGAAATCCGCGGCGCGGGCAACATCCTCGGCGCGGAACAGTCCGGGCACATCGCGGGCGTCGGGTTCGACCTGTACGTCCGGCTCGTCGGCGAAGCGGTCGAGGCGTTCCGGCGGCACGCGGGCGCGGAGCCGGCGGAGGACGAGGAACTGGCCGAAGTCCGCGTCGACCTGCCGGTGGACGCGCACATCCCGCACGACTACGTCCCCGGCGAACGGCTGCGGCTGGAGGCGTACCGCAAGATCGCCTCGGCCCCCGACACCGCGGCGCTCGACGCGGTGCGCGAGGAACTGGTCGACCGCTACGGCCAGCCGCCCGCCCCGGTCACGCGCCTGCTCGCGGTCGCGGCGTTCCGGCACGCCTGCCGCGCCGCCGGCGTCACCGAGGTCGCGGCGCAGGGAAACACGATCCGGTTCGCGCCGCTGCCGTTGATGGACTCGCAGCTGGTGCGGCTGAAACGCTTGTACCCCAAGGCGATGTACAAGGCGATCACCAACACGGTGTCGGTGCCGAAGCCGACCGAAGGCCCCGCGGGCGGCCGGATGGGCGCGCCGGTGCTGCGGGACCAGGAACTGCTTGACTGGTGCACGAAGCTGTTGGCGCAGCTGACGAAAACCCCGGCGGCGGTGTGA
- a CDS encoding ABC transporter ATP-binding protein — protein MRAVEAAEVAPATYAWEIQAQALKVRVGRKKMAVDGLDLALGTGVHGLLGPNGAGKTTLIRTLATVLRPTEGTLTLLGEPIGGRFEQRGLRRRIGYLPQTFGYYKRFTVREFVEYLAWLKEMPKREVPGAVQRAIERVGLADRAGDKLKTLSGGMIRRVGIAQAIVNDPVLLLLDEPTAGLDPAQRLRFRELLQEIGRDACVVVSTHLVEDVAAACSDVVLFADGKLVFQGTPADLAAAGSEADVGDSPIERGYSALLGHAQGKGAW, from the coding sequence ATGCGAGCTGTGGAAGCCGCCGAGGTCGCTCCGGCGACCTACGCCTGGGAAATCCAGGCCCAGGCGCTCAAAGTGCGGGTCGGCCGCAAGAAAATGGCGGTCGACGGACTCGACCTCGCGCTCGGCACGGGCGTGCACGGGCTGCTCGGGCCGAACGGTGCGGGCAAGACCACCTTGATCCGCACCCTGGCCACGGTGCTGCGCCCGACCGAAGGCACACTCACGCTGCTCGGAGAGCCGATCGGGGGGCGCTTCGAGCAGCGCGGCCTGCGCCGCCGGATCGGGTATCTGCCGCAAACCTTCGGGTACTACAAGCGGTTCACCGTCCGCGAGTTCGTCGAATATCTGGCGTGGCTCAAGGAGATGCCCAAACGCGAGGTGCCGGGCGCGGTGCAGCGCGCGATCGAGCGGGTCGGTCTCGCCGACCGCGCCGGGGACAAACTGAAGACCCTGTCCGGCGGCATGATTCGCCGGGTCGGCATCGCGCAGGCGATCGTGAACGACCCGGTGCTCCTCCTGCTCGACGAACCCACCGCCGGGCTCGATCCGGCGCAGCGGTTGCGTTTCCGGGAGCTGCTGCAGGAAATCGGCCGGGACGCGTGCGTCGTCGTGTCCACCCATCTGGTCGAAGACGTCGCCGCGGCGTGCTCGGACGTCGTCCTGTTCGCCGACGGGAAGCTGGTTTTCCAAGGCACGCCTGCCGATCTGGCCGCGGCCGGCAGCGAGGCGGACGTCGGCGACAGCCCGATCGAGCGAGGCTATTCGGCGTTGCTCGGGCACGCGCAGGGGAAGGGGGCCTGGTGA
- a CDS encoding MazG family protein: MTGTVVLVRGATLPAAALPLLRTSAVYAATDVDPAQFGVPPVGQPSADIVLLAASRTEPTAAAMLAAGAQLIETPVPPLVEAVEVMDRLRSPGGCPWDARQTHESLRQYLVEETYELLEAIEDNDRAALREELGDVLLQVLFHARVAAEHGRAPFTIDDVARDLVDKLVGRHPNVFADAARIASAEHQELKWEELKQAEKQRKSIVDGVALGQPAVALAGKLGQRSGRAGIPLDLFPQDSSAPAQLFRTAATARRGGLDPEGELRAVAKQFARDIRAAETAARKAGVEPTTLEAEGWRKFWPSA, translated from the coding sequence GTGACCGGCACGGTAGTCCTGGTCCGCGGCGCGACCCTGCCCGCGGCCGCGCTGCCTCTGCTCCGCACCAGCGCCGTATACGCCGCGACCGACGTCGACCCCGCGCAGTTCGGCGTACCGCCGGTCGGCCAGCCGTCCGCGGACATCGTGCTGCTCGCCGCTTCCCGCACCGAACCGACCGCGGCCGCAATGCTCGCCGCCGGCGCGCAGCTGATCGAAACCCCCGTGCCGCCGCTCGTCGAAGCGGTCGAGGTCATGGACCGCCTGCGCTCGCCCGGCGGCTGTCCGTGGGACGCCCGGCAGACGCACGAATCCCTGCGGCAGTACCTGGTCGAGGAAACGTACGAACTGCTGGAAGCCATCGAGGACAACGATCGAGCGGCCCTGCGCGAGGAGTTGGGCGACGTTCTCCTCCAGGTCCTGTTCCACGCCCGCGTAGCCGCCGAACACGGCCGCGCCCCCTTCACCATCGACGACGTAGCCCGCGACCTGGTGGACAAACTGGTAGGCCGCCACCCCAACGTCTTCGCCGACGCGGCCCGCATCGCCTCCGCCGAGCACCAAGAGCTGAAGTGGGAAGAGCTGAAGCAGGCCGAGAAACAACGCAAGTCCATTGTGGACGGAGTCGCACTCGGCCAGCCCGCGGTCGCCCTGGCCGGAAAACTCGGCCAACGCAGCGGCCGGGCCGGAATCCCGCTGGACCTGTTCCCGCAGGACTCCTCAGCCCCCGCCCAGCTCTTCCGAACGGCAGCCACCGCCCGCCGAGGCGGCCTGGACCCCGAGGGCGAGCTGCGGGCAGTGGCGAAACAGTTCGCCCGCGACATCCGCGCGGCGGAGACGGCGGCTCGGAAGGCCGGGGTGGAACCGACGACGCTGGAGGCCGAGGGCTGGCGGAAGTTCTGGCCTTCGGCTTGA
- a CDS encoding PPOX class F420-dependent oxidoreductase, with the protein MFTDAELAYLAAQPLARIATQQPNGTLQVSPVAFSWNPDTRTIDVSGYRLTRSRKYRNVEANGQVALVVDDQPSTNPMRIRCLEIRGRAEAVPDAFAPDGHLDGTVIRVHPQRIISVGIDDPDHDPLDLKPNNRDV; encoded by the coding sequence ATGTTCACCGACGCGGAACTCGCCTACCTGGCCGCCCAGCCGCTCGCCCGGATCGCCACGCAGCAGCCGAACGGCACCCTGCAGGTCAGCCCGGTCGCGTTCTCCTGGAACCCGGACACGCGCACGATCGACGTGTCCGGCTACCGCCTGACGAGAAGCCGGAAGTACCGCAACGTGGAGGCCAACGGCCAGGTCGCCCTCGTGGTCGACGACCAGCCTTCGACGAACCCGATGCGCATCCGTTGCCTGGAGATCCGCGGCCGGGCGGAAGCCGTGCCGGACGCGTTCGCCCCGGACGGTCACCTCGACGGCACCGTCATCCGCGTTCACCCGCAACGCATCATCAGTGTCGGCATCGACGACCCCGACCACGACCCGCTGGACCTGAAACCGAACAACCGCGACGTCTGA
- a CDS encoding DedA family protein, whose amino-acid sequence MDSLLQPLLDAPAPLVYLICALVIMAETALLPGIVLPTLSTLLLMGFLVQRGTLQLWPALTVCVAAALAGDQLAYWEGRLWGPKLRRSRVGQRIGEAKWDKAEATVARYGVPAVVLGRCLAGVRTLVPRVAGSAGLSYRRFFVGSLCAAVLWAGVELTMGQVTGWVAP is encoded by the coding sequence ATGGACAGCCTGCTTCAGCCACTTCTTGACGCTCCCGCGCCGCTTGTCTACCTGATCTGCGCGCTGGTGATCATGGCCGAGACAGCGCTGTTGCCCGGCATCGTGCTGCCGACGCTGTCCACCTTGCTGCTCATGGGTTTCCTTGTGCAGCGAGGGACTTTGCAGCTGTGGCCAGCGCTCACGGTCTGCGTCGCGGCGGCGCTAGCCGGGGACCAGCTCGCGTACTGGGAGGGACGACTGTGGGGTCCGAAGCTGCGTCGCTCGCGCGTAGGACAACGGATCGGCGAAGCGAAGTGGGACAAGGCTGAAGCGACCGTCGCGCGTTATGGCGTGCCCGCAGTCGTCCTAGGACGATGTCTCGCCGGCGTACGCACACTCGTGCCGCGCGTGGCGGGTTCGGCCGGACTGTCGTACCGACGCTTCTTCGTCGGAAGCTTGTGCGCGGCAGTGCTGTGGGCGGGCGTGGAGCTGACGATGGGTCAGGTCACCGGTTGGGTCGCGCCTTGA
- a CDS encoding helix-turn-helix transcriptional regulator — MPASFADALRDARSRRRLSQLDLALKAGTTQRHVSFMERGRSLPGRGMVVRVAEALGLPLRERNALLLTAGYAPVYPETRLDDPALTPVLESLRALLAGHEPYPALVVNRYGDLVAANDSFDLLTEGVAADLLEPPVNVLRLALHPRGMAPRIQNFADWAQHVLERPRRGLANGPDPRHQALLDELTGYLPSPGEPSGDHLGFAVPLQLSSSAGDLRLLTAITQFATAVDVTVAELSLETFLPADASTAELLKARPNR; from the coding sequence GTGCCCGCTTCGTTCGCCGACGCCTTGCGCGACGCCCGTTCCCGCCGCCGGCTCAGCCAGCTCGACCTCGCGCTGAAAGCCGGGACGACGCAACGCCACGTCAGCTTCATGGAACGCGGCCGTTCGCTGCCTGGTCGCGGCATGGTGGTGCGGGTCGCCGAGGCGCTCGGCCTGCCGCTGCGCGAGCGCAACGCCTTGCTGCTGACCGCCGGATACGCGCCGGTCTATCCCGAGACCCGGCTGGACGACCCCGCGTTGACGCCGGTGCTGGAGTCGTTGCGCGCGCTGCTCGCCGGGCACGAGCCGTACCCGGCGCTGGTCGTGAACCGCTACGGAGACCTCGTCGCGGCGAACGACAGCTTCGACCTGCTGACCGAGGGCGTCGCGGCGGACCTGCTGGAACCGCCGGTCAACGTGCTGCGGCTGGCGTTGCACCCGCGCGGGATGGCTCCGCGCATCCAGAATTTCGCCGACTGGGCGCAGCACGTGCTCGAACGCCCTCGCCGCGGTCTGGCCAACGGACCCGACCCGCGGCACCAGGCGTTGCTGGACGAACTCACCGGGTACCTGCCCTCGCCCGGCGAGCCGTCCGGCGACCATCTCGGGTTCGCCGTGCCGCTGCAGCTGTCCAGCTCTGCGGGCGACCTGCGGCTGCTCACCGCGATCACCCAGTTCGCCACCGCGGTCGACGTGACCGTCGCTGAGCTGAGTCTCGAAACCTTCCTGCCCGCCGACGCTTCCACCGCGGAACTGCTCAAGGCGCGACCCAACCGGTGA
- a CDS encoding zf-HC2 domain-containing protein, with translation MNHVSDLMLAGYVAGRELPGDETWAIEGHLEQCAQCRARLAGASTAEVAGLVDTVWAGLEPSLAEAPQPTPRRAAAWLHCWATPVMVPWLLMVLVVGGLSVYLDRSLREGLSFVQLLSPVLPVFGVAAAWSRGLDPSYELTAATPRAGLELVLRRTTAVVVPVLAVLLAAGWLVGARMGFGLLPSLAFTTGTLALGTFIGVAWAASILVGLWVGALVVPSVAFGGSVLLEDVAWPGWLAAAVVGSVFVVLRRNTFTQLAAQH, from the coding sequence ATGAACCACGTATCCGACCTGATGCTCGCCGGTTACGTCGCCGGTCGCGAATTGCCGGGGGACGAGACATGGGCGATCGAAGGGCACCTGGAGCAGTGCGCGCAATGCCGGGCGCGGCTGGCCGGGGCGTCCACCGCCGAGGTGGCCGGTCTGGTCGACACCGTGTGGGCCGGGCTCGAGCCGAGCCTCGCCGAAGCACCGCAGCCGACGCCGCGCCGGGCCGCGGCGTGGCTGCATTGCTGGGCGACGCCGGTGATGGTGCCCTGGCTGCTGATGGTCCTCGTGGTCGGCGGGCTGTCGGTCTACCTCGACCGGTCGCTGCGCGAGGGGCTCTCGTTCGTGCAGCTGCTTTCGCCGGTGCTGCCGGTCTTCGGGGTGGCGGCGGCGTGGTCACGCGGGCTGGATCCGTCGTACGAACTCACCGCGGCCACCCCGCGCGCCGGGCTGGAACTGGTCCTGCGCCGGACCACGGCGGTCGTGGTGCCGGTGCTGGCCGTGCTGCTCGCCGCGGGCTGGCTGGTCGGCGCGCGGATGGGCTTCGGGTTGCTGCCGAGTCTCGCGTTCACCACGGGGACCCTCGCGCTCGGCACGTTCATCGGGGTCGCCTGGGCGGCGTCGATCCTGGTCGGCCTGTGGGTCGGAGCGCTGGTAGTGCCGAGCGTCGCGTTCGGGGGTTCGGTCCTGCTGGAGGACGTCGCCTGGCCGGGCTGGCTGGCGGCCGCCGTCGTCGGGTCCGTGTTCGTAGTGCTTCGCCGGAACACCTTCACGCAGCTTGCTGCGCAGCACTGA